In one window of Ruminococcus albus AD2013 DNA:
- the metE gene encoding 5-methyltetrahydropteroyltriglutamate--homocysteine S-methyltransferase has protein sequence MNTSIIGYPRIGNLRELKFASEKYFRKEISADELEKAAKAIRLYNLDIQKKSGLDFIPSNDFSFYDGMLDTSFLLNAVPERYTSLGLSSLDTFFAAARGYQGEKGDVKALAMKKWYNTNYHYMVPEVSDSTEIKLASTKPFDLFKEGLDNGVKTKPVVIGAYTFLKLARYTGKKTAADFADATVAAYIELLKKFAELGAEWVQIDEPSLVKDMTAEDTALFVSLYKKILAGKNGVKVLLQTYFGDVRDCYNELTALDFDGIGLDFVEGKRSLELVKANGFPKGKILFAGVVNGKNIWRNNYEKTVGIITELKNHAENIVLSTSCSLLHVPCTLANETKLDASYLKHFAYAEEKLGELAELKTILSADNPAETAEYIRNKELHSEQRSGGNAEVRAKVAALTEKDFVRLPEFAEREKIQKARFNLPLFPTTTIGSFPQTADVKSKRSAFRKGELDADEYEKFVEKKISECVALQEEIGLDVLVHGEFERNDMVEYFGECLDGYIFTEKAWVQSYGTRCVKPPVVWGDISRAKPMTVRWSKYAQSLTKKPMKGMLTGPVTILNWSFPREDITLKECAFQIALAIREEVLDLEANGISIIQVDEAALREKLPLRKSDWREDYLDWAIPAFRYVHSGVKPETQVHTHMCYSEFADIIKDIDDMDADVITFEASRSDLTILDVLKENNFRTEVGPGVYDIHSPRVPSKEEIKAAIAKMTDRIPLSKLWVNPDCGLKTRGNEETIPSLKNLVEAAKEARAEKA, from the coding sequence ATGAATACATCAATTATTGGTTATCCCCGCATAGGAAATCTTCGTGAGCTGAAATTCGCAAGTGAAAAGTATTTCAGAAAAGAAATATCAGCTGACGAACTGGAAAAAGCAGCAAAAGCTATCCGTCTTTACAATCTGGATATCCAGAAGAAAAGCGGACTGGACTTTATCCCGTCCAACGACTTCTCGTTCTATGACGGTATGCTTGATACTTCTTTCCTGCTGAATGCAGTACCGGAGAGATATACAAGTCTAGGTCTTTCCTCACTGGATACATTCTTTGCAGCAGCAAGAGGATATCAGGGTGAAAAGGGTGACGTTAAAGCACTGGCTATGAAGAAATGGTACAACACCAACTATCACTACATGGTTCCCGAGGTAAGCGATTCTACCGAGATAAAGCTCGCATCCACTAAGCCTTTTGACCTTTTCAAGGAAGGACTGGACAACGGCGTTAAGACCAAGCCTGTTGTTATCGGCGCATACACTTTCCTGAAACTGGCAAGATACACCGGCAAAAAGACTGCTGCCGACTTTGCAGACGCAACTGTCGCAGCTTACATTGAACTGCTGAAAAAATTCGCTGAACTGGGTGCTGAGTGGGTTCAGATAGACGAGCCTTCTCTCGTTAAGGACATGACAGCTGAGGACACTGCACTGTTCGTATCTCTGTATAAGAAGATACTTGCAGGCAAGAATGGTGTTAAGGTTCTATTACAGACATATTTCGGCGATGTACGCGACTGCTACAATGAGCTGACCGCTCTTGATTTTGATGGTATCGGCCTTGACTTTGTTGAGGGCAAGCGCTCTCTTGAACTCGTCAAGGCAAATGGTTTCCCAAAAGGCAAGATACTGTTTGCAGGTGTTGTAAACGGTAAGAACATCTGGAGAAACAACTACGAGAAGACAGTAGGCATCATTACCGAACTGAAAAATCATGCAGAAAACATCGTGCTGAGCACTTCCTGCTCTCTGCTGCACGTTCCCTGCACACTTGCTAATGAAACAAAGCTCGACGCAAGCTACCTGAAACACTTCGCATATGCCGAGGAGAAGCTGGGTGAACTGGCTGAGCTGAAAACTATCCTCAGTGCTGATAATCCTGCAGAGACAGCAGAATATATCCGCAACAAGGAGCTTCACAGCGAACAGAGATCAGGCGGTAATGCCGAGGTAAGAGCAAAGGTCGCTGCACTGACAGAAAAGGATTTTGTAAGACTTCCCGAATTTGCTGAGCGTGAGAAGATTCAGAAAGCACGTTTCAATCTGCCTCTCTTCCCCACCACAACCATCGGTTCATTCCCTCAGACTGCTGACGTAAAGTCAAAGCGTTCCGCTTTCCGTAAGGGTGAGCTTGATGCTGATGAGTACGAGAAGTTTGTAGAGAAGAAGATCTCTGAGTGCGTAGCACTTCAGGAAGAGATCGGTCTTGACGTACTGGTTCACGGTGAGTTTGAGCGTAATGACATGGTAGAGTATTTCGGTGAGTGCCTTGACGGTTATATCTTCACCGAGAAGGCATGGGTACAGTCCTACGGCACAAGATGCGTTAAGCCTCCCGTTGTTTGGGGCGATATCTCCAGAGCAAAGCCCATGACAGTAAGATGGTCGAAATACGCTCAGAGCCTGACAAAGAAGCCCATGAAAGGTATGCTGACAGGTCCTGTAACTATCCTTAACTGGTCATTCCCACGTGAGGATATCACACTCAAGGAGTGTGCATTCCAGATCGCACTTGCTATCCGTGAAGAAGTTCTCGATCTTGAAGCAAACGGCATCAGCATTATTCAGGTTGACGAAGCTGCACTCCGTGAGAAGCTTCCTCTGAGAAAGTCTGACTGGAGAGAAGATTATCTTGACTGGGCTATCCCCGCTTTCAGATATGTTCACAGCGGTGTAAAGCCCGAGACTCAGGTTCACACTCATATGTGTTACAGCGAATTTGCTGACATCATCAAGGATATCGACGATATGGATGCAGACGTGATCACATTTGAAGCTTCACGTTCCGATCTGACAATTCTCGATGTTCTGAAGGAAAACAATTTCCGTACAGAAGTTGGTCCCGGCGTATACGATATCCACTCGCCCAGAGTTCCTTCCAAGGAAGAGATCAAGGCAGCTATCGCTAAGATGACCGATCGTATACCTCTTTCCAAGCTGTGGGTAAATCCCGACTGCGGTCTGAAAACAAGAGGCAACGAGGAGACTATCCCCAGCCTGAAAAATCTTGTTGAAGCAGCTAAGGAAGCAAGAGCTGAAAAAGCATAA
- a CDS encoding Mrp/NBP35 family ATP-binding protein: protein MSEECTHDCSSCSADCSSRSQGIEKAAPHYMSNVKKVIAVVSGKGGVGKSLVTSLLAVDFARKGFKTAVLDADITGPSIPKIFGINERPVTTEDALFPCESEFGTKVMSINLLMENTSDPVIWRGPVIAGAVTQFWTDVAWGDVDYMFVDMPPGTGDVPLTVFQSLPVDGIVIVSSPQSLVSLVVEKSVKMAKMMNVPILGLIENMSYLKCPDCGKEIKVFGDSHVDEIAKEYDLKVLAKLPIDPLTATLCDSGKIEIIENDTIAAFKDIKF from the coding sequence ATGAGCGAAGAATGTACACACGATTGCAGCAGCTGTTCGGCTGACTGTTCATCGAGATCTCAGGGTATTGAGAAAGCTGCCCCTCATTATATGTCAAATGTAAAGAAGGTCATTGCTGTTGTCAGCGGTAAGGGCGGTGTCGGCAAATCACTGGTGACATCTCTGTTGGCTGTTGATTTCGCAAGAAAGGGCTTCAAGACGGCTGTCCTTGATGCTGATATCACCGGCCCTTCAATTCCTAAGATCTTTGGCATAAACGAAAGACCCGTTACAACTGAAGACGCACTTTTCCCTTGCGAAAGCGAATTTGGCACAAAGGTAATGTCCATAAATCTGCTTATGGAGAATACCTCTGACCCTGTTATCTGGCGCGGACCTGTTATAGCAGGTGCTGTTACTCAGTTCTGGACTGATGTTGCCTGGGGCGATGTTGACTATATGTTCGTTGATATGCCTCCCGGAACAGGCGATGTACCTCTGACTGTTTTTCAGTCTCTGCCTGTTGATGGCATCGTAATCGTAAGTTCGCCTCAGTCGCTGGTATCTCTGGTCGTAGAGAAATCCGTTAAGATGGCTAAGATGATGAATGTTCCTATACTGGGTCTTATCGAGAATATGAGCTATCTCAAATGTCCTGACTGCGGCAAGGAGATCAAGGTCTTCGGTGACAGCCACGTTGATGAGATCGCTAAGGAGTACGACCTGAAAGTACTTGCCAAGCTGCCTATCGATCCGCTTACAGCAACTCTTTGCGACAGCGGTAAGATCGAGATAATCGAGAACGATACTATCGCCGCTTTCAAGGATATAAAATTCTGA